Proteins from a genomic interval of Lycium ferocissimum isolate CSIRO_LF1 chromosome 2, AGI_CSIRO_Lferr_CH_V1, whole genome shotgun sequence:
- the LOC132042115 gene encoding pentatricopeptide repeat-containing protein At2g01860 isoform X2: protein MAVSSNNKTNHTKLPKNLRNPRRPKQPPNMDYNFKRVLYENDEETTNDNVPSVIPQVGSGIDEGIIWESDEMDAISSLFKGRIPQKPGRLDRERPLPLPIPYKIRPLGLPTPKRFANHSRQSISKQVYKNPTFLIGLAKEIQCLSAEENVSKVLGKWSPFLRKGSLSLTIQELGYLGLPERALETFCWVKKQPHLFPDDHILASTVEVLAGSNELKMPFDLDKFTGLASRSVYEAMLRGYIKGGSLKLALKLLSMAKESNRVLDTGVYAKLILQLGKDPDKSTLVLVLLEELAVRDDLNLTPQDCTAIMKICIRLGRFEIVEGLYDWFRKSGGNPGVVMYTTMIHCRYSANKYRDALAMLWEMEASNCLFDLPAYRVVIKLFVALNDLSRAVRYFSKLKEAGFSPTFDIYCSLIRIYMASGRLAKCKDICKEAEMAGFRFDEHTMLKLHQ from the exons ATGGCTGTATCTAGTAATAACAAAACTAACCAcacaaaacttccaaaaaacCTCAGGAATCCTCGGCGACCAAAGCAACCACCAAACATGGACTATAACTTCAAAAGGGTCttgtatgaaaatgatgaagaaacAACCAATGACAAtgtacccagtgtaatcccacaagtggggtctggaatTGATGAA GGAATTATATGGGAATCGGATGAGATGGACGCGATTTCATCTCTTTTTAAAGGGAGGATACCTCAGAAGCCTGGAAGATTGGATAGAGAGAGGCCTTTACCTCTGCCAATTCCTTACAAGATTCGGCCTTTGGGACTTCCTACACCAAAAAGATTCGCGAATCATTCAAGGCAATCGATATCAAAGCAAGTGTACAAGAATCCCACTTTCTTGATTGGTTTGGCTAAAGAAATTCAGTGTCTTTCAGCTGAGGAAAATGTATCAAAGGTTCTTGGTAAATGGAGCCCGTTTCTTCGAAAAGGATCGTTGTCATTGACAATCCAAGAGTTGGGTTATTTGGGCCTTCCTGAGAGAGCTTTGGAAACATTCTGTTGGGTGAAGAAACAACCCCATTTATTCCCTGATGATCATATTCTTGCTTCTACCGTTGAAGTTCTTGCCGGGTCAAACGAGTTAAAAATGCCGTTTGATTTGGATAAGTTCACTGGCTTGGCTAGTCGGAGTGTGTATGAAGCGATGTTAAGGGGTTATATTAAAGGAGGAAGCTTGAAGCTTGCTTTGAAGCTTCTTTCAATGGCTAAGGAATCTAACAGAGTGCTTGATACTGGGGTGTATGCTAAGCTAATCTTGCAGCTTGGTAAGGATCCTGATAAAAGCACACTTGTCTTGGTATTATTAGAGGAGCTTGCTGTGAGAGATGATCTGAATTTGACACCACAAGACTGTACAGCTATCATGAAGATTTGCATTAGGCTGGGAAGATTTGAAATTGTGGAGGGACTATATGATTGGTTCAGGAAATCTGGTGGTAATCCAGGTGTAGTTATGTATACTACTATGATTCACTGTCGTTATTCAGCGAACAAATATAGAGATGCATTAGCCATGCTATGGGAAATGGAAGCTTCAAATTGCCTTTTTGATCTACCAGCTTATCGTGTAGTGATTAAGCTCTTTGTTGCTTTGAACGATCTTTCAAGGGCTGTACGCTATTTCTCTAAGCTTAAGGAAGCGGGTTTTAGTCCAACTTTTGATATATACTGCAGCTTGATCAGAATTTATATGGCTTCTGGAAGGCTGGCCAAGTGTAAGGATATCTGCAAGGAGGCAGAGATGGCTGGTTTCAGGTTTGACGAACATACAATGTTAAAGTTGCATCAGTAA
- the LOC132042115 gene encoding pentatricopeptide repeat-containing protein At2g01860 isoform X1 yields MAVSSNNKTNHTKLPKNLRNPRRPKQPPNMDYNFKRVLYENDEETTNDNVPSVIPQVGSGIDEVEKGRMCDDEGIIWESDEMDAISSLFKGRIPQKPGRLDRERPLPLPIPYKIRPLGLPTPKRFANHSRQSISKQVYKNPTFLIGLAKEIQCLSAEENVSKVLGKWSPFLRKGSLSLTIQELGYLGLPERALETFCWVKKQPHLFPDDHILASTVEVLAGSNELKMPFDLDKFTGLASRSVYEAMLRGYIKGGSLKLALKLLSMAKESNRVLDTGVYAKLILQLGKDPDKSTLVLVLLEELAVRDDLNLTPQDCTAIMKICIRLGRFEIVEGLYDWFRKSGGNPGVVMYTTMIHCRYSANKYRDALAMLWEMEASNCLFDLPAYRVVIKLFVALNDLSRAVRYFSKLKEAGFSPTFDIYCSLIRIYMASGRLAKCKDICKEAEMAGFRFDEHTMLKLHQ; encoded by the coding sequence ATGGCTGTATCTAGTAATAACAAAACTAACCAcacaaaacttccaaaaaacCTCAGGAATCCTCGGCGACCAAAGCAACCACCAAACATGGACTATAACTTCAAAAGGGTCttgtatgaaaatgatgaagaaacAACCAATGACAAtgtacccagtgtaatcccacaagtggggtctggaatTGATGAAGTAGAAAAAGGAAGGATGTGTGATGATGAGGGAATTATATGGGAATCGGATGAGATGGACGCGATTTCATCTCTTTTTAAAGGGAGGATACCTCAGAAGCCTGGAAGATTGGATAGAGAGAGGCCTTTACCTCTGCCAATTCCTTACAAGATTCGGCCTTTGGGACTTCCTACACCAAAAAGATTCGCGAATCATTCAAGGCAATCGATATCAAAGCAAGTGTACAAGAATCCCACTTTCTTGATTGGTTTGGCTAAAGAAATTCAGTGTCTTTCAGCTGAGGAAAATGTATCAAAGGTTCTTGGTAAATGGAGCCCGTTTCTTCGAAAAGGATCGTTGTCATTGACAATCCAAGAGTTGGGTTATTTGGGCCTTCCTGAGAGAGCTTTGGAAACATTCTGTTGGGTGAAGAAACAACCCCATTTATTCCCTGATGATCATATTCTTGCTTCTACCGTTGAAGTTCTTGCCGGGTCAAACGAGTTAAAAATGCCGTTTGATTTGGATAAGTTCACTGGCTTGGCTAGTCGGAGTGTGTATGAAGCGATGTTAAGGGGTTATATTAAAGGAGGAAGCTTGAAGCTTGCTTTGAAGCTTCTTTCAATGGCTAAGGAATCTAACAGAGTGCTTGATACTGGGGTGTATGCTAAGCTAATCTTGCAGCTTGGTAAGGATCCTGATAAAAGCACACTTGTCTTGGTATTATTAGAGGAGCTTGCTGTGAGAGATGATCTGAATTTGACACCACAAGACTGTACAGCTATCATGAAGATTTGCATTAGGCTGGGAAGATTTGAAATTGTGGAGGGACTATATGATTGGTTCAGGAAATCTGGTGGTAATCCAGGTGTAGTTATGTATACTACTATGATTCACTGTCGTTATTCAGCGAACAAATATAGAGATGCATTAGCCATGCTATGGGAAATGGAAGCTTCAAATTGCCTTTTTGATCTACCAGCTTATCGTGTAGTGATTAAGCTCTTTGTTGCTTTGAACGATCTTTCAAGGGCTGTACGCTATTTCTCTAAGCTTAAGGAAGCGGGTTTTAGTCCAACTTTTGATATATACTGCAGCTTGATCAGAATTTATATGGCTTCTGGAAGGCTGGCCAAGTGTAAGGATATCTGCAAGGAGGCAGAGATGGCTGGTTTCAGGTTTGACGAACATACAATGTTAAAGTTGCATCAGTAA
- the LOC132042131 gene encoding UDP-glycosyltransferase 91C1: MENEKESLHVVMFPWLAMGHIIPFFHLSKCLAQRGHKVTFISTPRNIERLDKVPTELDPLLHIVSFPLPKVSNLPDDAESSMDIPYQKAQFLKIAFDLLETPLTTFLENSSPDWIVYDYASHWLPKRAHDLGISRAFFSLFTAATMAFFGPPWALLNDERSIPEDYTVVPKWIPFETKVVYRLHEIKKNFEAPADESGTTDGARFGASIDGSDVVLFRTCVEFEPEWFNLVSELFQKPILSIGVLPPSVIQDENLDRNENDTTWLSIKNWLDKQNQDSVIYVALGTEATVSQKEINELALGLEKCGLHFFWVIRNQPRHKQEDTQIQLPDGYEDTVKNRGIIYRGWVPQTKILSHSCIGGFLTHCGWNSVIEALCFGRVLIMFPVMNDQGLNTRLLQEKGVGVEIPRDEKDGSFTSDSVAETVKFAVVSEEGESLRANARRVSGLFGDRNRNGQLIDDCVGYLMEKRIGKSSR, translated from the coding sequence ATGGAGAATGAAAAAGAATCTCTTCATGTAGTGATGTTCCCATGGCTAGCCATGGGCCATATCATACCTTTTTTCCATCTATCCAAATGCTTAGCTCAGAGGGGTCACAAAGTCACCTTCATATCCACTCCAAGAAATATTGAAAGATTAGATAAAGTTCCCACTGAACTTGATCCCCTTTTGCATATTGTGAGCTTTCCTTTGCCTAAAGTATCCAACTTGCCAGATGATGCAGAATCTTCAATGGACATACCTTACCAAAAAGCTCAGTTCTTGAAAATCGCTTTCGATTTGCTCGAAACCCCACTAAccacttttcttgaaaattcatcACCAGATTGGATTGTCTATGACTATGCTTCTCACTGGCTACCTAAACGTGCACACGATTTAGGCATCTCACGCGCGTTTTTTAGTCTCTTTACTGCTGCAACTATGGCCTTTTTTGGACCTCCTTGGGctttgttgaatgatgaaaggTCAATCCCCGAGGATTATACAGTTGTTCCGAAATGGATTCCTTTCGAGACGAAAGTCGTTTATCGACTACACGAGATTAAGAAGAACTTCGAAGCACCAGCAGATGAATCCGGTACCACTGATGGAGCCCGATTTGGTGCTTCAATTGATGGAAGTGATGTTGtattgtttagaacttgtgttgAGTTCGAACCGGAATGGTTCAACTTGGTTTCTGAGCTTTTTCAGAAACCCATATTATCCATCGGTGTCCTGCCTCCATCTGTAATACAAGATGAAAATTTAGACAGAAATGAAAATGATACAACCTGGCTTAGTATCAAGAATTGGCTCGATAAGCAAAACCAAGACTCGGTGATATATGTTGCACTTGGAACTGAAGCAACAGTTAGTCAAAAAGAGATAAATGAGCTAGCCCTGGGGTTAGAGAAGTGTGGATTACATTTCTTTTGGGTAATTAGGAATCAACCAAGACATAAACAAGAAGACACACAGATTCAACTTCCTGATGGTTATGAAGACACAGTAAAAAACAGAGGTATAATATACAGAGGATGGGTCCCACAGACAAAGATACTAAGTCATTCGTGTATCGGGGGATTCTTGACTCACTGTGGATGGAACTCAGTCATAGAGGCGCTTTGTTTCGGACGGGTTTTGATTATGTTCCCAGTGATGAATGACCAAGGTTTGAATACTAGGTTGTTGCAAGAGAAAGGGGTTGGTGTAGAAATACCAAGAGATGAAAAAGATGGATCTTTTACTAGTGATTCAGTGGCTGAAACTGTGAAGTTTGCAGTGGTGAGTGAAGAGGGTGAGTCTTTGAGAGCTAATGCAAGACGAGTGAGCGGTTTGTTTGGAGATAGGAATAGAAATGGACAACTTATTGATGATTGTGTTGGTTATTTGATGGAAAAGAGGATAGGCAAATCTTCTAGGTGA